Genomic segment of Halostella limicola:
CGGCGGCCTCGCGAGCGAGCGCGAAGGCCCTGCGCATGTGCGAGTCGTGGTCGAAGTCGTCGGAGGTCGGGTCGGGCACGTCCGTACGCTGGTTCGCCAACGACGTAGTTCCACCCCCTGAGCGGTTTCGAGGTCGAGTCGGCTCAGGGTGGGGATTGCCTGCTCTGGGCGCCCCGTACCGATCGTCGACCGGTTCGAACTGGTGGTAGTTGACATCCTCCCCGCCCTAAAGGGCGAGGATTCCCCGAAGGGGATATTCAGGTTGCGCGTTTCCTCGGGGTTCAAGTACGCTTTCGCGTGCCCCGTCAACGGTCGCCGTCCAGTTGTGACCAAGGACGTGCTTTCCAGCGCGTATAGCCCTGTCAATGTGGCCTTCCTCCCCGCATACAGCGGGCGTCAACGACGGCGGGTTCTTCAGCCCGCGAGGTAGCACGGTTCGCGTCAGCCGAACTGCTACGCCGTGCATGGTTCACCCTCCCGTTGTGCAATATTCTCCGAAGCGTTCAGGTCGGCATGGCGTTCCCGACTACACTCCGAACACGAAAAGTGGTCACCATCACGAACCCCCATCGAACCGCATGCCGAACACTGCTGGCTGGTATGGTACGCATCGACCTTCTCGACGCGAATACCAGCGCGTTCGGCTTTGTATGCGATGAACTGTTGGAGTTGGTGGAAGTGCCACGAGTGGACGCCCGACCACGAACTGTTCTCACGGATACCTTCGAGGTCTTCCATCCGAATGACGGGATTCTCGAACTGGTCCGCGAACGTGATGAGACGACGGGAGAGTTTGTGATTCAGGTCTTTGATTCGACGCTGTTCTTTGTCACCCACACGGTTACGTGCGCGAAGCGCACCCGCTTCCGAAAGCGAATCGCGTAGGGAACGATATTTGCGTCGAACGTACTTCGCCTCACCACCAGACACCAGCATCGACTCGTCCTCGCCGTAGGCGGTCACAGCGAGGATGTGACGTTCGCCAATATCGACGCCGATGGGTGTCTCGCCCTCCGTGTCGGCATCGTATTCGATGTTGAACGTACAATACCAGTCATCTCCGCGACGGTAGACTTGTAGACGAGACTTGTCGGCGTCTCCTTCGGCCAGTCGGTCTACGGGGTCGGCAATGTCGTCGTACACCTCTATCGGGGTGTACCACCATTGGGAGACGCACGGGAATCCGACGACGACCGTGCCGTTCTCGGTCGTGTCGATCTCCCAGTTCTGGTTGTTGACGGCGAACGGCTGACTCTCTCGGTAGCGAACTTCCCCGTCCTTGTTGTGGTCGGATTTCGCCTCTCGAATGGCTTGGTTCTGAATGGCCGAGTAGAGGTCATTGTCGATGCTGGCCGTGGTCACGGATTTGCCGAAGTTGCCGTTCTCCCATCCCTCGATACAGAACTGCTTGGTGTCACGGTAGAGGCGAGAGGCGTGTTGCCACTCTTTCCGCCGCGAGAGGGATGGGTTGTGGAACTTCGCGGTGACAGTCACCGTGACCATTACAATTGTAATCAGATGAACTGTCTTAAGTATCTGTGGGAATATCAGACTGTGCTATCGTCGGTGGTTTATATCATCGACTGTCGGATTCATCCCCGCCCTAAAGGACGGGGCTTTCTCCTCATACTTCCGTAACCGCGCTGAAGTCGTCGCGTCCGTCCGGACCGGTCACCGCAGCGATATCGACAGCCGAGTCAGGAGGTCGTATCTCACCGAGCGAGCCTATCGCCATACCTGGTTGCTCTCCGGCTTTC
This window contains:
- a CDS encoding RNA-guided endonuclease TnpB family protein translates to MVTVTVTAKFHNPSLSRRKEWQHASRLYRDTKQFCIEGWENGNFGKSVTTASIDNDLYSAIQNQAIREAKSDHNKDGEVRYRESQPFAVNNQNWEIDTTENGTVVVGFPCVSQWWYTPIEVYDDIADPVDRLAEGDADKSRLQVYRRGDDWYCTFNIEYDADTEGETPIGVDIGERHILAVTAYGEDESMLVSGGEAKYVRRKYRSLRDSLSEAGALRARNRVGDKEQRRIKDLNHKLSRRLITFADQFENPVIRMEDLEGIRENSSWSGVHSWHFHQLQQFIAYKAERAGIRVEKVDAYHTSQQCSACGSMGVRDGDHFSCSECSRERHADLNASENIAQREGEPCTA